Part of the Deltaproteobacteria bacterium genome is shown below.
CTGACCCTCAGGCGGGAGGGGGCCGGGCTCTCGGCCCGGTTCAGGGTCACCGACCGGGAGGTGCTGTACCGTTCGCCGATCATGCTGACGCCGTACAGCTCCGGCACGCTCATCGACACGGCCAAGGTGGAGGACTTCATCCACGAGTCCTACCGGGTGGCCGGCTACACCCATGACGACATCGACACCGGAGCCGTGGTGATCACCGGGGAGGCCCTCAACAAGGAGAACTCCCGCCCGATCCTCGAGTACTTCGCCAAGGATTCCGGCAAGTTCATCTGCGCCTCGGCGGGACCCAACCACGAGGCGCTGCTTGCGGCCTACGGCTGTGGCGCGGTGGACCTGTCGAAATCGGCCGACGCCACGGTGCTCAACATCGACATGGGCGGCGGCACCACCAAGCTGTCCGTCATCCGGGACGGAACGGTGACGCAGACCGCGGCCATCAGCGTGGGCGCCCGTCTCATCGCCTTTGACGAAAACGACGTGGTGACGCGCGTCGAGCTCCCGGCCAAGTTCATCACCAGGGAGCTGGGCACGCCGGTGGAGGTAGGTCAGGTCATTACCGACGACGTCAAGAGGGCGTTTGCCGCCTACATGGGGACCTATCTCTTCAACGTCATACAGGCCAAGCCGCTGTCCGATCTGGAGTCCCACCTGCTGGTCACCGATCAGCTACCGGCCTACGAGGGCCTGAACAGCATCGACCACATCGTATTCTCCGGCGGGGTCTCGGAACACATCTACGACCACGAGACGCCGTCCTTCGGCGACGTCGGCCCCTACCTGGGCAAGGAGATCCGGGAGCGGATCGACGAGCTCAACCGGGCGGATCTGGTCAAGGAACCCGTCGAAGGGATCCGCGCCACCGTCATCGGCGCCGGTGAGTACACGATCCAGGCCAGCGGCAACACCAGCTACATTTCCAGCGAGTCGCCGCTTCCGGTCTACGGCCTGCAGGTGGTCAAGGCGCTCATCGACGAAGATTGCGACATCCCGGGCACCATCCGCACGGCGCTGGCCAAGTTCGACCTGGAGAAGTTCAAGTCCGGTCTGGCCCTGGCCCTGGGGCTGGAGGGCGTGCCCCACTACAAGTACATCCGGCGGTTGGCCGAAGGCATCGCCGCGGTGGTCAACGACGCGGACCCGTCGGAGGACGGCGATCCCAACGTCTTTCTCATCCTGGACATGGACGTGGCCAAGTCCCTGGGGGGCATCCTCAAGGAAGAGCTGAAGATCGCGCACGAAATCATCGCGGTGGACGGCATCGACGTCGGCGACCTGGACTTCATCGACGTCGGCAACGCCATGGGCGTCACCGAGGTTATCCCGGTCACCATCCGCTCGTTCATGTTCCCGGAGAGCCGGCTGGTCTAGCGGGCTGCTTGCTTGAAATGCGGCCGGGGCAGCGTGGGCCGCGTCCCTGAAATCTGGAGACGGTGCTGCCGGGTCCGTATTGACGTGCGTCGCGCGGACCGGGGTCGTTGATCGGAGGTACGTCCGCCCGCCGTCAACAGATTTCCGGGACGCGGCCCACGCTGCCCCGGCCGGGCCGGCGGCGTTCGTACGTTACCGGCGAGCGGTCGTCGGCGCAGCGGAATCCTTTCACTTCGTTGAGCCAGTGGGGGCGGTACTGGTGGGTGCAGTCGCACTCGCTCATGGGCCCGCACAGGGCCTTGAAGGAATCCCCCTCCGTTCCCACTTCGGTGGAGGTCCATTCCCAGACGTCGCCGTGCTTGTTCAGGTTGCCGCCGTTGCAGGCGGCCAGCCATTCGGCGACGGTGGGCAGCCGCTTTCCTCCCGCCCATTGGCAATAGGCCACCGCGTCGTGCCACGTCACCAGCACCACGGGATCGGACGCCGACCCTTCAGGGTGCGTGCCTTCCGTCCAATGCTCCGGCGCGGAGCGGCCGGTGGCGTGGATGAACCGGCGGTAGTCATGGTTGGTCACCTCGGCCGGGTCGAGGACGTCGGGCAGGGCTGGATGTGCGCCCATCAGGGCGAATAACGGCAGTACGAGGCTTAGCCGGAGAACTCGCGCGGCGGTGAACGTGCGAAGTCGGGAGTGCATGACTGACCCTCCTGTCCTCGGGTCTCGGCTCACAGAACGGCGGCACCGGACTGGTACACATAGACCCGAGCGTGTGTTATGGAAGACGGAACATTCTCGGGCTTATCGCACTTCAATTTCAACAACCCTCCAGAGGTGAGCAATGGCGGAAACACACAGCGTGGGGGTTCCCACACCCCGCATCGACGGTGAATTCAAGGTGAGCGGCAAGGCCAAGTACGCGGTGGACGTGACGTTCCCGGACATGCTCTGGGGCAAGATCCTGCGCAGCCCCATCTCCTACGGCCGCATCAAGAGCATCGACACCAGCAAGGCCATGCAGGTGCCCGGCGTGGTCGGCATCCTCACCGGCGAGGACGTTTCCGGACTGCTCATCGGCCGGCGCGTGGTGGACATGCCCATCGTGGCGGACGGCATCGTGCGCTTCATCGGCGAGAAAGTGGCGGCGGTGTCCGCCGAGACCGAGGACGCGGCCGAGGAAGCCGCCGCGCTCATCGAGGTGGAGTACGAGGAAATGGACCCCGTGCTCGATCCCGTGGAGGCCATGGAATCCTCGGCGACGCTGCTGCACCCCGAGGTCCACACCTACAAGGGGCTGCCGCAGAAGCTCGACGGCCCCAGCAACCGGGTGATCTACGTGAGCTGGGAAAAGGGCGACATCGACAAGGGGTTCGCGGAGGCGGACGTCATCGTCGAGAACACGTTCACGACGCCCAAGGTCCACCAGGCCTACATCGAGCCGCATTCCTGCGTGGCCAAGACCGACCCGGAGACGGGCGCGGCCGAGATCTGGGCGTGCAGCAAGGTACCCTACGGCATCCGCGGCCAGGTAGCCGCCGCGGTGCAGGTGGACCCCGAGTCCATCGTCGTGCATCCGTGCTACATCGGCGGCGACTTCGGCGGCAAGGGCGACTTCATGGACATCGCCCTGTGCTACTCGCTGTCGAAGAAGAGCGGCGGCCGGCCGGTGAAGATCGTCATGGACTACGACGAGGAGTTCATCGCCGGCAACCCGCGCCACGCCTCCATCATCAAGGTCAAGACCGGCGCCAAGAAGGACGGCACCATCACCGCCCACCACATGGACTTCATTTTCGATACCGGCGCCTACTGCGCGTTCAAGCCCAACGGCATCCTCGGCGGACCGCAAAAGTCCCCCGGCCCGTACAACATGCCCAACACCTTCGTGGAAGAGCACATGGTGTACACCAACCAGGTGCCGTGCGGGCACATGCGCTCGCCGGGCGACCCGCAGGG
Proteins encoded:
- a CDS encoding ethanolamine ammonia-lyase reactivating factor EutA codes for the protein QQEQQAMHDDADNPEHFHPGPDAIVEDIEGVEMFSLTSVGIDIGSSTSHLVFSHLTLRREGAGLSARFRVTDREVLYRSPIMLTPYSSGTLIDTAKVEDFIHESYRVAGYTHDDIDTGAVVITGEALNKENSRPILEYFAKDSGKFICASAGPNHEALLAAYGCGAVDLSKSADATVLNIDMGGGTTKLSVIRDGTVTQTAAISVGARLIAFDENDVVTRVELPAKFITRELGTPVEVGQVITDDVKRAFAAYMGTYLFNVIQAKPLSDLESHLLVTDQLPAYEGLNSIDHIVFSGGVSEHIYDHETPSFGDVGPYLGKEIRERIDELNRADLVKEPVEGIRATVIGAGEYTIQASGNTSYISSESPLPVYGLQVVKALIDEDCDIPGTIRTALAKFDLEKFKSGLALALGLEGVPHYKYIRRLAEGIAAVVNDADPSEDGDPNVFLILDMDVAKSLGGILKEELKIAHEIIAVDGIDVGDLDFIDVGNAMGVTEVIPVTIRSFMFPESRLV
- a CDS encoding molybdopterin-dependent oxidoreductase, translating into MAETHSVGVPTPRIDGEFKVSGKAKYAVDVTFPDMLWGKILRSPISYGRIKSIDTSKAMQVPGVVGILTGEDVSGLLIGRRVVDMPIVADGIVRFIGEKVAAVSAETEDAAEEAAALIEVEYEEMDPVLDPVEAMESSATLLHPEVHTYKGLPQKLDGPSNRVIYVSWEKGDIDKGFAEADVIVENTFTTPKVHQAYIEPHSCVAKTDPETGAAEIWACSKVPYGIRGQVAAAVQVDPESIVVHPCYIGGDFGGKGDFMDIALCYSLSKKSGGRPVKIVMDYDEEFIAGNPRHASIIKVKTGAKKDGTITAHHMDFIFDTGAYCAFKPNGILGGPQKSPGPYNMPNTFVEEHMVYTNQVPCGHMRSPGDPQG
- a CDS encoding SUMF1/EgtB/PvdO family nonheme iron enzyme gives rise to the protein MHSRLRTFTAARVLRLSLVLPLFALMGAHPALPDVLDPAEVTNHDYRRFIHATGRSAPEHWTEGTHPEGSASDPVVLVTWHDAVAYCQWAGGKRLPTVAEWLAACNGGNLNKHGDVWEWTSTEVGTEGDSFKALCGPMSECDCTHQYRPHWLNEVKGFRCADDRSPVTYERRRPGRGSVGRVPEIC